One region of Ptiloglossa arizonensis isolate GNS036 chromosome 8, iyPtiAriz1_principal, whole genome shotgun sequence genomic DNA includes:
- the LOC143150664 gene encoding uncharacterized protein LOC143150664 codes for MSTTMSENNIKSVDVGQLIVKDRNNVHNLTKSGRPRKTSRRDDKMIIREIKKDYSISAQATKENLSLINIHGRTMRRRLNKCGFKNYLAKKKPFISPKNKKERLLFAKQYINKPLSFWQSVI; via the exons ATGTCCACCACt ATGAGTGAGAATAATATAAAATCCGTGGATGTCGGACAATTAATAGTTAAAGATAGAAATAACG TACATAATTTAACCAAATCTGGCAGACCAAGAAAAACTTCAAGAAGGGATGATAAAATGATAattcgcgaaataaaaaaagattatTCCATATCGGCTCAAGCTACGAAGGAAAATTTAAGTCTTATTAATATACATGGAAGAACAATGAGAAGAAGATTGAATAAATGtggtttcaaaaattatttagcgAAAAAGAAACCTTTTATTAGCCCTAAGAATAAAAAAGAACGTTTACTATTTGCTAAACAATATATAAACAAGCCACTATCATTTTGGCAAAGTGTCATTTAG